From Mumia sp. ZJ1417:
GGCGACGATCTCGTGCGCACGCGAGCGCATCGGGTCCCAGTCATCGTTGGCGAGCTCGACGTCGTACAGGACCCTTCGTACGCCCTCGCTGATCACCTCTTCGATGTCGGGACGGTCGCTGCGGTCGAGCTCGAGGTACATCCACGACTCGCGCACCGCGCCCGGCGCGGACTCGCCACCGGCGATCCCGACCGACTCCAGCTGGCCCGCGCCGTTGCGGACCACCTCGAGCTGCGGGTGGACGAGCCAGTCGACTCCAAACCCCTCCCTCGTCAGGAACCCGGTCGTCGAGTCGACCAGGAACGCACGGTCGTCGGTGACGACCTGGAGCACCAGGTGCCCCCGCGCATCCCACCCGTCGGTGTCGGCATCTGGTTGCCACACCTTCAGCAGGGTCTCCCCCGGCGCTCTGACTGCGGCGAGCCGGGCGTGGCTCGTGGCCGCGCCCCTCAACGCCTCTGGCGGTCGTTCCTTGCGCTCCTCGGCAGGGACGTGCTGGTAGTAGGCCTCCACCAGCGCATCGGTGACGTCGGGGGGCAGGTCGCCTTCCTCCATGGACAAGATCGGACTCCTTCGTGCACATCGTTGTGACTCTCTGCACACTACTTGGCGCCATTCTCGAGGCTCCCTGCGATGATGTCCGGCATGAGGCTGCACGAGATCGCCGACTACCCCGGCGCCACTCCCGACCAGGTCTTCTCGATCATCCGCGACGACGAGTTCCGTGCCGAGGTGTGCGAGAAGATGCACGCCATCGCGTACGAGGTCTCGGTGGACGACCAGGAGGACCAGGTTCAGGTCCAGATCGACCGGACGATGCCGGCGGAGATGCCGGACTTCATCAAGCGGCTGACCGGCGACACGGTCGAGGTCCGCCAGATCGAGACCTGGGGCCCCGCCGCTGCAGACGGCTCCCGTGCTGGCACCGTCCGGCTGACGATCAAGGGCCAGCCTGCGTCGATGGACGGCACGATGGCGATCCACCCGACGGCATCGGGCGCCGAGCTGGTCGTCGAGGGTGACCTCAAGGTCAAGATCCCGCTGATCGGCAGGAAGGTCGAGCCCGAGGTCGCGAAGGCCATCGTCGCCGCCCTGCGCGTGGAGTCCGAGGCGGGCCAGGCGCGGTTCGCCGAAGGCTGACCGCCCGTACGGTCACCGCCGTGCGTCGGCGCCTCAGGGACGGACGTCGGTACGCCAGGCGTAGACGACCGACGTGCGTATCACGAGGTCCTGCGCCGACCGCGCGCGCACGTCGACCGCCGACCAGAACAGCCCGATCGGGAACGCCACGACGACGACCGCGCGGGCCAGCGCACGCAGGACGTGCACCCGCTCGCCGTCCCGTACGACCCGCGTGCCCATCACCTGACCGCCGAGCGTCTTGCCGCTCGTGGCCCACGTCGCGGTCAGATAGGTCACCATCGACAGCGCCCCCAGGATCAGCACCGCCCCGAACGACCATCGCGGCCACTGCCACTCGACCGGGTTGTAGAGGAAGCTGAGCGCCGCCACGCCGACGTACACCCCCGCCGACCACAGCCCCACGAGCATGTAGTCGAGCCCGCCCGCGATCACCCGCGTCACGACGCCGGCGGGCTGCCCCTGCAGCTGCGCGCCCGGCCCGACCGGATGCGCCGCCGGGCTCATCGCGGACCGCCCTCGCGGCGACGACGCCACACGAGCACCCGGTCGACGGCACGCGCGACGACCTCGTCGGCCGTCGCCGCCCCCGTACGCGCCTCGATGACGAGGTCGGCAGCGATGCCGCTGGAGGAGTCACGGATGATCTCGGGGAGGTCGACGTCGTCGATCACCTCGTTGGCGAGGGCGTCGAGGTCGACCCTCTCGCGCACGAGCGCCGTCAGGTCGAGCCCGTCGAGGACGTGCGTGACGACGCGCTGGAGGTCGACACGGTCGAGGACGACC
This genomic window contains:
- a CDS encoding DUF2505 domain-containing protein, with translation MRLHEIADYPGATPDQVFSIIRDDEFRAEVCEKMHAIAYEVSVDDQEDQVQVQIDRTMPAEMPDFIKRLTGDTVEVRQIETWGPAAADGSRAGTVRLTIKGQPASMDGTMAIHPTASGAELVVEGDLKVKIPLIGRKVEPEVAKAIVAALRVESEAGQARFAEG
- a CDS encoding RDD family protein — protein: MSPAAHPVGPGAQLQGQPAGVVTRVIAGGLDYMLVGLWSAGVYVGVAALSFLYNPVEWQWPRWSFGAVLILGALSMVTYLTATWATSGKTLGGQVMGTRVVRDGERVHVLRALARAVVVVAFPIGLFWSAVDVRARSAQDLVIRTSVVYAWRTDVRP